In Fusarium poae strain DAOMC 252244 chromosome Unknown contig_2, whole genome shotgun sequence, a single genomic region encodes these proteins:
- a CDS encoding uncharacterized protein (SECRETED:SignalP(1-23)) → MGFSNGFVLGAISVLSMVASSNAATLTTTTTTTNVAATALPSLVDSLPECATQCFATVGGEIGCGTTDLKCMCKQDDVFKAHWGTCVRKECKDKEFNQSLDTRDDISAAMSKNPDSAAMESASSVIGANSPEETDSGAGRLIPAGAIAAIFLGTMMI, encoded by the exons ATGGGCTTCAGCAACGGTTTTGTTCTTGGAGCTATCTCTGTCCTCTCCATGGTTGCTTCCTCCAACGCCGCCACTCtaactactactactactaccacCAACGTCGCTGCTACAGCCCTGCCTTCGCTTGTCGATTCTCTCCCCGAATGTGCCACTCAATGCTTCGCCACTGTTGGAGGCGAAATTGGTTGCGGCACTACCGACCTGAAGTGTATGTGCAAACAGGATGATGTCTTCAAGGCTCATTGGGGAACTTGTGTGCGAAAAGAGTGTAAGGATAAGGAATTCAACC AGAGCTTGGACACCCGTGACGACATTTCCGCTGCTATGAGCAAGAACCCCGATTCTGCTGCTATGGAATCTGCTTCTAGTGTTATTGGAGCTAATTCACCCGAGGAGACTGATAGCGGCGCTGGACGCCTCATTCCCGCTGGTGCTATTGCTGCTATTTTCCTTGGTACTATGATGATCTAG
- a CDS encoding uncharacterized protein (SECRETED:SignalP(1-21)) has product MFIRSSTLTLLMAAMLRSATCATVDSPSDPIPSEWVDVLPMAWDNTEAMSKELTPESQFTKYQNWALDQIMDGNGTVNICMRWHSNLTLDEDTRNALMVEQIKQYQQWIEWLPGWDNFPFKEVDFKVVAWAVANDSQLVGHRDDFHVYTEFEDDDGLPTCDPGCSRHLHPDGDYSGCALGPDHRFHHYFLIDNTWGDRDMGAAGGEGFTISEYGWKNVGSKLGDWPILVHETGHTFGFRDYINDMTHNTSVCSISWLPPNVTYQLVMEPTDQGAYLPKVTRFEGWFIRYLWSRFSRTRGWQKDDGIAFPPTTDCPPGSF; this is encoded by the exons ATGTTTATTCGATCCAGTACTCTCACCCTCCTCATGGCGGCTATGCTTCGCTCGGCGACATGTGCCACCGTCGACTCGCCCAGTGATCCGATTCCTAGCGAGTGGGTTGACGTCCTGCCTATGGCTTGGGACAACACCGAAGCTATGTCAAAGGAGTTAACACCAGAGTCTCAGTTCACCAAGTATCAAAACTGGGCCTTGGACCAGATCATGGACGGAAATGG AACTGTCAACATATGCATGAGATGGCACTCCAATTTGACTCTAGATGAGGATACTCGGAATGCCCTCATGGTCGAGCAGATCAAGCAGTACCAGCAGTGGATCGAGTGGCTTCCTGGCTGGGACAACTTCCCTTTCAAAGAAGTCGACTTCAAAGTTGTTGCCTGGGCTGTGGCGAACGATAGCCAGCTGGTAGGACACCGGGACGACTTCCACGTCTACACGGAGtttgaagacgatgatggctTGCCTACCTGCGACCCCGGTTGTTCGCGGCACCTGCACCCCGACGGCGACTACTCGGGGTGCGCACTCGGCCCTGATCATCGCTTCCACCATTACTTCTTGATCGACAACACGTGGGGCGACCGTGACATGGGGGCTGCTGGCGGTGAAGGCTTTACTATTAGCGAGTATGGCTGGAAGAATGTCGGGAGTAAGTTGGGTGACTGGCCTATCCTTGTTCACGAGACG ggCCACACTTTCGGCTTCCGTGATTACATTAATGACATGACACACAACACGTCCGTCTGCTCCATCTCCTGGCTTCCTCCGAATGTCACCTACCAACTGGTCATGGAGCCTACTGATCAAGGTGCCTATCTTCCCAAGGTTACGCGGTTCGAGGGATGGTTCATTCGCTACCTCTGGAGCCGTTTCTCGCGTACCAGAGGGTGGCAAAAGGATGACGGTATCGCCTTCCCGCCAACCACTGACTGCCCCCCGGGATCCTTCTGA